One segment of Methylotuvimicrobium sp. KM2 DNA contains the following:
- the tagH gene encoding type VI secretion system-associated FHA domain protein TagH, with translation MALSLKITTYKGKPLSEPKLVAFPNDEGTIGRSDDNTLVLPDPDKFVSRHHASIKYENNTYYLTDSSLAGVFIDNEANPLHNDSIPLHNGILLKVGEYEIEAIITEDTSRDDFPFPDIFADSPSKSTEPEELFSTPVDTEANRLMGDSSSPFPRHEELIDAKENETPEFESHLQDHASPLFDSFIAPQVEAAPKPFEEIPENLSFEDLFADSDTPSGDRQIEDDSRAASMDLLNESFAPKSPLVEPDESASEPVSPPVAIPDSPQASNLNSILADPSGSSPETPQAQPVQSISDNGLFDAFLHGAGLDQNECATKNQLEAMQRIGRMFRQLVAGTVSVLRSRAEFKSLFRVNVTVIRAVDNNPLKFAVSTNDVLKQLIQNKEGGFLESVESIEQGFNDIMNHQLAMQAGIQASLADLLKRFDPKTIEKQFEQGIVLQKKAKCWDSYQDTYRIESEEAVENFFGDAFVEAYEEQMKALTAARNKKEKFGL, from the coding sequence ATGGCTTTATCTCTTAAGATCACAACGTACAAAGGCAAGCCTTTATCCGAACCTAAACTAGTGGCCTTTCCAAACGATGAAGGCACGATAGGACGTTCCGATGATAATACGCTGGTTTTACCTGATCCTGATAAATTTGTATCGCGGCATCATGCATCGATCAAGTACGAAAACAATACATATTATCTGACCGATTCAAGTCTGGCTGGCGTATTTATCGATAACGAAGCTAATCCGCTGCATAACGATTCGATACCTCTCCATAACGGCATCCTTTTAAAAGTCGGCGAATATGAAATAGAAGCTATTATCACTGAAGACACTAGCCGGGATGATTTTCCTTTTCCGGATATTTTTGCCGATTCGCCGTCAAAATCGACAGAGCCCGAAGAGTTGTTTTCAACGCCGGTCGATACGGAAGCCAATCGACTGATGGGCGATAGCAGTTCACCCTTTCCACGCCATGAAGAATTGATCGACGCTAAAGAAAACGAAACGCCCGAATTTGAAAGCCACTTACAAGATCATGCTTCACCGCTTTTCGACAGCTTTATCGCTCCTCAGGTAGAAGCAGCACCGAAACCTTTTGAGGAAATTCCTGAAAACTTGAGTTTCGAGGATCTTTTCGCCGACTCCGATACACCCTCCGGCGACAGACAGATAGAGGATGATTCGAGGGCGGCAAGCATGGATTTGCTTAACGAGAGCTTCGCGCCTAAATCGCCCCTAGTCGAGCCTGATGAATCGGCTTCAGAACCAGTTTCACCGCCGGTCGCCATCCCTGATAGTCCGCAAGCTTCAAATTTAAACAGCATTCTAGCCGACCCGTCCGGTTCTTCCCCTGAAACGCCGCAAGCACAACCCGTGCAAAGTATTTCCGACAACGGTCTATTCGATGCTTTTTTGCATGGTGCAGGCCTTGATCAAAATGAATGCGCAACTAAAAATCAATTGGAGGCGATGCAAAGAATTGGCAGAATGTTCCGACAATTAGTTGCCGGTACTGTTTCGGTTTTACGAAGCCGAGCCGAATTCAAGAGTTTGTTTCGCGTCAATGTGACCGTAATAAGAGCGGTCGACAATAACCCGTTGAAGTTCGCCGTGTCGACCAATGATGTTTTGAAGCAATTGATTCAAAACAAAGAGGGTGGTTTTCTCGAATCGGTCGAATCGATCGAGCAAGGCTTCAATGACATCATGAATCATCAGCTCGCGATGCAAGCAGGGATTCAAGCCTCATTGGCCGACTTGTTGAAACGATTCGACCCTAAAACGATCGAAAAACAATTCGAGCAAGGCATCGTGTTACAAAAAAAAGCCAAGTGTTGGGACAGTTATCAGGACACTTATCGCATTGAGTCCGAAGAAGCCGTCGAGAATTTTTTCGGCGATGCCTTCGTAGAGGCTTATGAAGAACAAATGAAAGCCCTAACTGCAGCGCGGAACAAAAAAGAAAAATTTGGACTATGA